The following coding sequences are from one Sander lucioperca isolate FBNREF2018 chromosome 2, SLUC_FBN_1.2, whole genome shotgun sequence window:
- the pik3ip1 gene encoding phosphoinositide-3-kinase-interacting protein 1 isoform X1, producing MLSVSSARQLCKMFFSLHVFLSVAMVESSASNGNKKDCMKSKGLEYRGEQQSSSSGLTCLNWTNTTRDYDVQLHPDSQTGVGDHNYCRNPDSSERPWCYITGPDGTVQKQFCAVNTCKDQASTVAAEAESFEPTGTIPSTESFQPAKSGASQGEVAAVQPVMGISQRARTGPKKKKDLGTLGYVIGILMMAIIILLGVGITGGYFYKRARNLKKQHEQRVYEREMQRITLPLSAFSNPTCELVDETTIVITAEHETTPALDGMEAGELLMGQQAGTPGA from the exons ATGTTGTCGGTTAGTTCAGCCCGTCAGctctgcaaaatgtttttctcctTGCACGTTTTTCTGAGCGTGGCCATGGTGGAGAGCAGCGCATCGAACGgaaataaaaaag ACTGCATGAAATCCAAAGGTCTGGAGTACAGAGGGGAACAACAGAGCTCCTCCTCAGGTCTGACCTGTCTAAACTGGACCAACACCACTAGAGACTATGATGTTCAACTCCATCCTGATTCACAGACAG GTGTGGGAGATCACAATTACTGCCGAAACCCAGACTCCTCTGAGAGGCCTTGGTGCTACATTACTGGCCCAGATGGGACAGTCCAGAAACAATTCTGTGCAGTTAACACATGTAAAG ACCAAGCCTCTACTGTAGCAGCAGAGGCCGAATCCTTCGAGCCAACAGGAACCATTCCCTCCACAGAGAGCTTTCAGCCGGCCAAGTCTGGAGCTTCTCAGGGAGAAGTTGCTGCAGTGCAGCCAGTGATGGGAATCAGCCAGCGAGCGCGCACAggaccaaaaaagaaaaaggacctTGGCACACTCG GCTACGTTATCGGCATCCTCATGATGGCGATTATAATCCTCCTCGGAGTAGGCATCACAGGAGGCTACTTCTATAAGAG GGCTCGGAACTTAAAGAAGCAGCATGAGCAGCGAGTGTATGAGCGCGAGATGCAGAGGATCACTCTGCCCCTGTCGGCTTTCTCCAACCCCACCTGTGAGCTGGTGGATGAGACCACCATTGTGATCACGGCAGAGCACGAGACAACCCCCGCCCTGGATGGCATGGAGGCCGGGGAGCTTCTCATGGGCCAGCAAGCCGGGACACCCGGAGCATGA
- the si:ch211-225b11.4 gene encoding thyroid adenoma-associated protein homolog, which yields MSDVFPSRSAVTAGPVAVRRDGWKTGQHNDLMTSLQDCVITEDQESENVSQTLRLFFDKLSESSRSSVKRCKERCLEEAVQLLRQLSEAQLHVLEESRLLLLVRLLISMQLQMVNISTACRKVDQMLQHLAKVDHPMIFRETHHCLQSIVHTDQVLSFEDLQRACMFLEDSTVGREAWRESFLSFLNKLSELFPVVLQQESLRDGPLCYIAVKVCLQMFQLLSSDVAPLVWDKEHMGPAVQKILQALMDIILGQCCNRDTRLLAGTAVAMLINTASESRAGEAAAWSLLQVSHLEPWLLTVGALQAQCCPTGKDGVDRLAVSRGLLTCCRPHILLSSHLDATEMCLLLKGLFPLVYALCEEKLDCHYFAFEALTLWLKKVKECLADIWKMTGVRLLSVDSSLQQELIHIIWTNAESPVEGVSEFVRIAFCLLLDLYEMDCEQFCDTKKTLYFTLLQRIIKLPCEAKAKYHRLCALLPYLGTDMVLDQYAELPNHLLKCLSTNHLSPCGSEFYKCLIQQQRRELCEGSQKSASHTELELANQWARRWRPVLYKALTSNVTLLQNNTSTHLLPCTFQVFPSAVDPLLASLDSSAPGHLHAWACIMSAYRATTGGSPWALQGSSTVETLQLALGSADDKVRLAALNLLCCSPKTKDTPTTEEMSIMRLFIPQNLNCESSPFRQHFQAGVKRFLVRIRDGCLALVRGQKGKKKGDGKNSEREQDILEQGIGFVEWLGQIPYSYLAPGHSYQRKKTALLLLSAVLETCTDTWRPDKKKGQPPANMGSLINCARQRAQWDFVCRTKQLVLISCLEDSTNEIRELSAGLLLRFFPPSFPDDIAAVLLTRTKQLLCSPRVQEAQMGALMMKVLFQKSQDQPEDCRLSSNITVSGGSHPKASCMVRFLVKELEEHYLTAKADMMLAARTKPIHAVLSALQRCFLEAPSSVSDTLDHSLTIEVLVLLESMSLLLLGVLYGDRDACATEKDAPPSFCDMGNAISSLIAQESGGGRGDGEECVLLSEEHSLVLTCCWVSLKEIGIFLGSLVEKILTESKSSKCLLTKEDLTRASKVFKNILLKCRHWGAVEGCCAGFTKFCASLLGSNDPELRDIPAHMLKQGLQVVRSPRSTSVTRRAAGLPMLILCVVSAEEASKARPLLAHSMQILLETAKTPLPEDWDQTLDLPQVCAVHTLQALVRGSGLGVAVLQFAPAVAILSLTLLSSPCWAMRNAALQLYSSLCSRMLGQRPSSEEGGPTQHCMSPLSFFFHYPGLQLFLLGELRGAAQDLQGPPNEAKLHLQPSLFPVLTLLAQLQPGVQDLTETLSDFLPPLLQLSASPIYSVRVMASKALVAMTPPSEYMNILIKLTAQLPSPQERCCHNRLHGQLLQIKATLKRALCTASAPSADLCEVLRQVDTSMWLVTETQRCPLVRAAYLGVADSLRRFCCQTYLSKLSDTLVHDLQTPQQELQVGLPSFHQQAIHFLCADLKWACQIWDNFSAASPDLRLSLVMWVVDGRGSQQTGLKEVIQRVLQSNLREALLSHSMEYRRTYLAALVAVMAGGDTTLHQHLPQSTPLEEPVLPECLDLLLGDLEDQRGGPEFLSQALYAASLLLSQCSDSSLKISVFQRWCSVLECHRSPDAPEVLRMACAEALCVAGVPLMSCRTLPAIMIRSINTGLYLLQDQSQQVRMKAACFTSLLHHARKGESQRSVYLMQVNQALPLLLDLLLEECWDTPGTLEVLLCHLPQPDLRSVLREASEMTGCSSLYEQDEANVFAEPSVMCAHVLPYLLLMAEKSSESSAVAQGLSAWAEESAAQVLDSLRVCKELQPAETLTTAWLALLMDPRFHCTLCGLFTRAAFLLRLLKTSDDVRDLCDPSALHMSLQEVCSLLSLNGVHFPTTVTAAVAGELSQ from the exons ATGTCGGATGTGTTTCCGAGCAGAAGTGCAGTGACCGCTGGTCCAGTTGCAGTGAGACGGGACGGCTGGAAAACTGGTCAACATAACG ATCTGATGACAAGTCTGCAAGACTGTGTGATCACCGAGGATCAagaatctgaaaatgtcagcCAAACATTAAGGctcttttttgacaaactatcaGAATCCTCCAG GAGTAGTGTGAAGAGATGTAAGGAGCGCTGCTTAGAGGAGGCTGTCCAGCTGCTGCGACAACTTTCAGAGGCTCAGCTTCATGTTTTAGAGGAGAGTCGTCTCCTGCTTCTTGTCAGACTCCTCATCTCCATGCAACTGCAGATGGTCAACATCTCCACAGCCTGTCGTAAAGTGGACCAG ATGTTGCAACATTTGGCAAAGGTGGACCACCCAATGATTTTTAGAGAAACCCATCACTGTTTGCAATCTATAGTCCATACCGATCAG GTATTGTCTTTTGAGGATCTGCAGAGAG cttgtaTGTTCCTGGAAGACAGCACTGTTGGTCGTGAGGCGTGGCGAGAGTCATTCCTGTCTTTTCTGAATAAATTGTCAGAGTTATTCCCGGTTGTATTGCAACAAGAATCCCTGAGAGATGGGCCACTGTGTTACATTGCTGTCAAG GTGTGTTTGCAAATGTTCCAGCTGTTGTCCAGTGACGTGGCTCCTCTAGTGTGGGACAAGGAGCACATGGGCCCAGCAGTGCAGAAGATCCTGCAGGCTCTTATGGACATAATACTTGGACAG TGCTGCAACAGGGACACTCGTCTTTTGGCAGGCACTGCTGTGGCCATGCTGATCAACAcagcatcagagagcagagcTGGAGAAGCTGCTGCCTGGAGTCTGCTACAAGTCTCTCACTTAG AGCCCTGGCTGCTGACTGTTGGTGCTCTCCAGGCACAGTGCTGCCCTACAGGGAAGGACGGAGTGGACAGGCTGGCCGTGAGCAGGGGCCTCCTGACATGCTGTCGACCTCACATCTTGCTCAGTTCACATTTGGATGCCACAGAA ATGTGCTTACTGCTGAAAGGTTTGTTTCCTCTGGTCTATGCTTTGTGTGAGGAGAAGCTGGATTGTCACTACTTTGCCTTTGAAG CATTAACACTGTGGCTGAAGAAAGTTAAAGAATGCCTGGCTGATATCTGGAAGATGACGGGAGTTCGCCTTCTGTCTGTCGACAGCAGCCTACAGCAAGAGCTTATTCACATAATCTGGACCAATGCAGAAAGTCCA GTGGAAGGTGTGTCAGAGTTTGTGCGCATTGCCTTTTGTCTGCTGCTGGACCTCTATGAGATGGACTGTGAGCAGTTTTGTGACACAAAGAAGACTCTTTATTTTACTCTACTTCAGCGAATAATCAAACTGCCTTGTGAAGCCAAAGCCAAATATCATCGCCTTTGTGCCCTGCTGCCGTATCTGGGTACTGACATG GTGCTGGATCAATATGCTGAATTACCCAATCATCTCCTGAAGTGCTTGTCAACCAATCATCTGTCACCATGTGGATCAGAGTTTTACAAGTGTCTGATCCAGCAGCAGAGACGAGAGCTATGTGAAGGCTCACAGAAGTCCGCTTCCCACACTGAACTGGAGCTGGCCAATCAGTGGGCGAGGCGTTGGCGGCCCGTCCTTTATAAGGCGCTGACGTCTAATGTGACTCTTCTACAGAACAATACCTCAACACACTTATTACCCTGCACCTTTCAAGTCTTCCCCTCTGCTGTGGATCCTCTGCTGGCCTCTCTGGACTCATCAGCGCCTGGCCACCTCCACGCCTGGGCCTGCATCATGAGCGCCTATCGAGCAACGACTGGAGGCTCTCCCTGGGCTCTGCAGGGTAGCTCAACCGTTGAAACCCTCCAGCTTGCTCTAGGATCTGCGGATGACAAAGTCCGTCTCGCTGCTCTGAACCTGCTCTGCTGCAGCCCAAAGACCAAAGACACTCCAACCACTGAGGAGATGTCAATAATGAGGTTGTTTATTCCTCAGAACCTGAACTGCGAGTCCTCACCTTTTCGCCAACATTTTCAGGCCGGAGTGAAGAGGTTTCTGGTTCGTATCAGAGATGGCTGCTTGGCACTTGTCAGAGGACAAAAGGGCAAAAAGAAAGGAGATGGCAAAAACTCAGAGAGGGAACAGGACATACTGGAGCAGGGAATAG GGTTTGTGGAATGGTTGGGTCAGATTCCATACAGTTATCTGGCACCAGGACACAGTTATCAGAGGAAGAAGACTGCGTTGCTGTTGCTGTCTGCAGTGCTGGAGACCTGCACAGACACCTGGAGGCCAGACAAAAAGAAGGGACAACCTCCAG CGAATATGGGGTCTCTTATTAACTGTGCCAGACAAAGAGCACAGTGGGATTTCGTCTGCAGGACAAAACAGCTGGTCCTCATCAGCTGTTTAGAAGATTCTACAAATGAG aTTCGGGAGCTCTCAGCTGGGTTATTGTTGAGGTTTTTCCCACCCAGTTTTCCAGATGACATCGCCGCAGTGCTGCTCACGCGAACCAAACAGCTTCTGTGCAGTCCTCGGGTGCAGGAGGCTCAGATGGGAGCACTGATGATGAAGGTCCTCTTTCAGAA ATCACAAGACCAGCCAGAGGACTGCAGGTTGAGCAGTAACATTACTGTCAGTGGTGGAAGTCACCCCAAGGCCTCCTGCATGGTCAGATTCCTGGTAAAGGAGCTGGAGGAGCACTATCTGACAGCCAAGGCTGACATGATGCTTGCTGCCAGAACCAAGCCTATACATG CTGTTCTAAGTGCCCTCCAGAGGTGTTTCCTTGAGGCACCCAGCAGTGTGTCAGACACACTTGACCACAGTTTGACCATTGAGGTGCTGGTCCTGCTGGAGAGTatgtctctgctgctgctgggtgTTCTGTATGGAGACCGGGATGCTTGTGCCACTGAAAAGG ATGCCCCCCCTTCTTTTTGTGATATGGGAAACGCCATCAGCTCTCTGATAGCCCAAGAGTCTGGAGGCGGCCGGGGGGATGGAGAGGAGTGTGTCCTGCTCTCTGAGGAGCACAGCCTCGTTCTCACCTGCTGCTGGGTCTCCCTCAAG GAAATAGGAATCTTCTTAGGCTCTCTGGTGGAGAAAATTCTCACTGAATCCAAATCCAGCAAGTGCCTCCTAACAAAAGAGGATCTAACCAGAGCATCAAAAGTGTTCAAAAATATTCTTCTCAAATGTCGTCACTGG GGGGCGGTAGAGGGATGCTGTGCAGGCTTTACCAAGTTCTGTGCCTCTTTATTGGGCAGCAATGATCCAGAGCTTAGGGATATCCCGGCCCACATGCTGAAACAA GGATTGCAGGTTGTGCGGTCCCCTCGTTCTACCTCTGTGACCCGGCGGGCTGCAGGGTTGCCTATGCTCATCCTGTGCGTTGTGTCAGCAGAGGAGGCCAGTAAAGCAAGACCACTGTTAGCCCACAGTATGCAAATCTTACTGGAGACAGCCAAAACCCCTCTACCCGAGGACTGGGACCAAACACTGGACCTGCCACAG gtgtgtgcgGTTCACACTCTGCAGGCCCTGGTTCGTGGTTCTGGTCTGGGAGTAGCAGTTCTTCAGTTTGCTCCTGCCGTAGCCATCTTGTCACTCACTCTGCTCAGTTCTCCCTGCTGGGCCATGAGGAATGCTGCTCTGCAACTTTACA GTTCTCTGTGCTCGCGAATGCTCGGCCAGCGGCCCAGCAGTGAAGAGGGTGGCCCCACCCAGCACTGCATGTCCCCGCTGTCCTTCTTCTTCCACTACCCTGGGCTCCAGCTCTTTCTCCTGGGCGAGCTGAGAGGGGCAGCACAAGACCTCCAGGGCCCACCGAATGAGGCCAAGCTACACCTCCAACCTTCGCTCTTCCCTGTCCTGACTCTGTTAGCACAACTCCAGCCTGGTGTCCAAGACTTAACAGA AACTTTGTCAGACTTCCTGCCTCCTTTACTCCAGCTGTCTGCCAGTCCTATTTACAGTGTGAGAGTGATGGCCTCGAAGgctttggttgccatgactccCCCCTCAGAGTACATGAACATCCTCATCAAACTGACGGCTCAACTGCCCAGTCCACAGGAGCGCTGCTGTCACAACCGGCTCCACGGACAGCTGCTACAGATCAAAGCTACTCTAAAGAGAGCTCTCTGCACGGCCAG TGCCCCTTCAGCTGACCTGTGTGAGGTGCTGCGCCAGGTGGATACCTCAATGTGGCTGGTGACTGAAACTCAACGCTGCCCCCTAGTGAGAGCGGCCTACCTCGGAGTGGCAGACTCGCTCAGAAGATTCTGCTGTCAGACCTACCTGTCAAAGCTCAGTGATACACTTGTGCATGACCTCCAGACACCTCAACAGGAGCTTCAG GTCGGGTTGCCATCCTTCCATCAACAAGCCATCCACTTTCTGTGTGCAGATCTAAAGTGGGCATGTCAAATCTGGGACAACTTCTCTGCAGCGAGTCCAGATCTCAGGCTCTCATTGGTCATGTGGGTGGTGGATGGGCGGGGTTCACAGCAGACCGGCCTGAAAGAGGTGATCCAGAGGGTGTTGCAG TCAAACCTGCGGGAGGCATTGTTGAGCCACAGTATGGAGTACCGCAGGACCTACCTCGCAGCCCTGGTAGCAGTGATGGCCGGAGGCGATACTACTTTACATCAACATCTTCCTCAGTCGACCCCACTGGAGGAGCCAGTTCTGCCTGAGTGTCTGGATTTGTTGCTTGGGGACCTGGAGGACCAGCGAGGCGGGCCAGAGTTTCTGTCGCAGGCTCTGTATGCTGCTAGTCTGCTGCTTTCCCAGTGTTCAGACTCCag TCTAAAGATATCCGTGTTCCAGCGCTGGTGTAGCGTTTTGGAATGCCACCGGTCCCCAGACGCCCCTGAAGTGCTCAGGATGGCGTGTGCCGAAGCTCTGTGTGTGGCTGGAGTTCCTCTAATGAGCTGCAGAACTCTGCCTGCCATCATGATCAG GTCGATCAACACAGGCCTCTACTTGCTGCAGGACCAAAGCCAGCAGGTGAGGATGAAAGCGGCCTGTTTTACCTCCCTGCTGCACCATGCGAGAAAAGGAGAAAGCCAGAGGAGCGTCTACCTTATGCAGGTCAACCAGGCTCTGCCGCTCCTACTGGACCTGCTGCTGGAGGAATGCTGGGATACTCCTGGCACGCTGGAGGTGctgctgtgtcacctgcctcaGCCTGACCTCAGATCTGTGCTAAGAGAGGCCTCAGAGATGACGGG GTGTTCCAGCCTGTACGAACAGGATGAGGCCAATGTGTTTGCAGAGCCCTCTGTGATGTGTGCACATGTGCTGCCTTACCTGCTGCTGATGGCTGAAAAATCCTCTGAATCCTCTGCTGTGGCACAGGGCCTGAGTGCATGGGCAGAGGAGAGTGCTGCACAGGTGCTAGACAGCCTTCGAGTCTGCAAAGAGCTCCAGCCAG CTGAGACATTGACCACAGCCTGGCTGGCTCTCCTCATGGACCCCCGTTTCCACTGCACCCTGTGTGGCCTGTTTACCAGGGCTGCCTTTCTCCTCCGGCTGTTGAAAACATCTGATGATGTTCGAGACCTTTGTGATCCTTCAGCGCTGCACATGAGTTTACAGGAAGTTTGTAGTCTGCTCAGTCTAAACGGTGTCCACTTTCCCACTACTGTAACAGCTGCTGTGGCTGGAGAACTGTCACAATGA
- the pik3ip1 gene encoding phosphoinositide-3-kinase-interacting protein 1 isoform X2, whose translation MLSVSSARQLCKMFFSLHVFLSVAMVESSASNGNKDCMKSKGLEYRGEQQSSSSGLTCLNWTNTTRDYDVQLHPDSQTGVGDHNYCRNPDSSERPWCYITGPDGTVQKQFCAVNTCKDQASTVAAEAESFEPTGTIPSTESFQPAKSGASQGEVAAVQPVMGISQRARTGPKKKKDLGTLGYVIGILMMAIIILLGVGITGGYFYKRARNLKKQHEQRVYEREMQRITLPLSAFSNPTCELVDETTIVITAEHETTPALDGMEAGELLMGQQAGTPGA comes from the exons ATGTTGTCGGTTAGTTCAGCCCGTCAGctctgcaaaatgtttttctcctTGCACGTTTTTCTGAGCGTGGCCATGGTGGAGAGCAGCGCATCGAACGgaaataa agACTGCATGAAATCCAAAGGTCTGGAGTACAGAGGGGAACAACAGAGCTCCTCCTCAGGTCTGACCTGTCTAAACTGGACCAACACCACTAGAGACTATGATGTTCAACTCCATCCTGATTCACAGACAG GTGTGGGAGATCACAATTACTGCCGAAACCCAGACTCCTCTGAGAGGCCTTGGTGCTACATTACTGGCCCAGATGGGACAGTCCAGAAACAATTCTGTGCAGTTAACACATGTAAAG ACCAAGCCTCTACTGTAGCAGCAGAGGCCGAATCCTTCGAGCCAACAGGAACCATTCCCTCCACAGAGAGCTTTCAGCCGGCCAAGTCTGGAGCTTCTCAGGGAGAAGTTGCTGCAGTGCAGCCAGTGATGGGAATCAGCCAGCGAGCGCGCACAggaccaaaaaagaaaaaggacctTGGCACACTCG GCTACGTTATCGGCATCCTCATGATGGCGATTATAATCCTCCTCGGAGTAGGCATCACAGGAGGCTACTTCTATAAGAG GGCTCGGAACTTAAAGAAGCAGCATGAGCAGCGAGTGTATGAGCGCGAGATGCAGAGGATCACTCTGCCCCTGTCGGCTTTCTCCAACCCCACCTGTGAGCTGGTGGATGAGACCACCATTGTGATCACGGCAGAGCACGAGACAACCCCCGCCCTGGATGGCATGGAGGCCGGGGAGCTTCTCATGGGCCAGCAAGCCGGGACACCCGGAGCATGA